The genomic interval AAAGGGCCGGCCGGACGTGCTCGATGTTGCCCTGGACGATCCCGACGTGCAGCTCAAGGACACCCGCGGCGTGGTTTATCAGGGGCAGGATTATCTCTCCACCCTCAGCCACATCCGCCTGGCCCGGAGCTCTGACGGCATCCGTTTTTCTGTTGATCCGGAACCCTTTCTTTTCCCGGCCGATGAAACCGAAAAATTCGGCGTCGAAGATGCCCGCATCACCCGCCTCGGCGAAACATGGTGGATCAATTATACAGCGGTTTCAGAAGACGGCTGGTACACCAAACTGGCCTCCACCCGCGATTTCAAAACCGTCGAACGGCACGGCTGTATTTTCCATCCGCAGAACAAGGATGTCTCCATCTTCCCCGAAAAAATAAACGGGAAATACTGCGCGCTGCACCGCCCGAACAACAGCGGTTTCGGCCGCCCCTCCATCTGGTATGCCGAATCTCCGGACCTCATTCACTGGGGAAACCACCGTTGCCTCATCCGGCCGCGCGACACGGAGTATGAACGGCTGAAAATCGGTGGCGGCGCCCCCTGCATCCGCACCTCAAAGGGCTGGCTGCAGATCTACCACGGCAAGGGG from Verrucomicrobia bacterium S94 carries:
- a CDS encoding glycosidase is translated as MKRHPENPLITAADVPPSNPAYRVRGAFNPAATEYNGEIILLLRVAEDVPPQEGRIAVPYVTFTDGKGRPDVLDVALDDPDVQLKDTRGVVYQGQDYLSTLSHIRLARSSDGIRFSVDPEPFLFPADETEKFGVEDARITRLGETWWINYTAVSEDGWYTKLASTRDFKTVERHGCIFHPQNKDVSIFPEKINGKYCALHRPNNSGFGRPSIWYAESPDLIHWGNHRCLIRPRDTEYERLKIGGGAPCIRTSKGWLQIYHGKGDGERYSLFGLLLDADHPDRVIARGEKPLLQPEMPYENEGFFPGVVFTNGIVERNGMLYIYYGAADGITALATADKEELAAALLHSR